Proteins from one Geomonas agri genomic window:
- a CDS encoding glycosyltransferase produces the protein MTQATSIPSVSILMPVRNEEKHLPAALASLSAQTFRDWELVVVDDGSTDRTPDILALAAAADSRMRVLATGGQGLVPALNLGLAQCRSELVARMDGDDVCHPARLQAQVDYLVAHPEVGLLATSFQHFPRRRIGSGMMGYQQWQNTLLSHDAILDDLFVESPFVHPSVMFRKELVQQVGGYRDMGWAEDYDLWLRLAAAGTRFARLPETLFFWRERPERTTRTDPAYAAHAMRLCKRHHLLQGFLKGERSVILAGAGLEGRAWYRILHEVGIRVEAWVDVDPKKIGKQLHGAPVLATGDLQHVGTKLLMTVGARGARAVVRQSTRQAGFVEGRDAICVA, from the coding sequence ATGACACAAGCTACGTCCATCCCGTCCGTCTCCATACTGATGCCGGTCAGAAATGAAGAAAAGCATCTGCCCGCCGCGCTCGCCTCGCTGTCGGCGCAGACCTTCCGCGACTGGGAGCTGGTAGTGGTGGACGACGGTTCCACCGACCGCACCCCGGACATCCTGGCGCTTGCGGCTGCAGCCGATTCCCGGATGCGCGTGCTGGCAACGGGCGGTCAGGGTTTGGTCCCCGCGCTCAACCTTGGGCTTGCACAGTGCCGCTCGGAGTTGGTGGCGCGCATGGACGGCGACGACGTCTGCCACCCTGCCCGCCTCCAGGCACAGGTAGACTACCTGGTCGCGCACCCTGAGGTGGGGCTACTGGCGACCAGCTTCCAGCACTTCCCCCGGCGCCGCATCGGCAGCGGCATGATGGGCTACCAGCAGTGGCAGAACACGCTCTTGAGCCACGACGCCATCCTCGACGACCTCTTCGTGGAATCGCCCTTCGTGCATCCCAGTGTCATGTTCAGGAAAGAATTGGTGCAGCAGGTGGGAGGTTATCGCGACATGGGGTGGGCGGAGGACTACGACCTGTGGCTGCGATTGGCGGCGGCCGGGACACGTTTTGCCCGTCTTCCCGAGACGCTCTTCTTCTGGCGCGAGCGCCCGGAGCGGACCACCCGCACCGACCCTGCCTATGCCGCGCACGCCATGAGGCTGTGCAAGCGGCACCACCTGCTGCAGGGTTTTCTCAAGGGTGAACGGAGCGTGATCCTGGCAGGAGCGGGCCTCGAGGGGCGGGCGTGGTACCGGATACTGCACGAGGTGGGGATCCGGGTCGAGGCCTGGGTTGACGTCGACCCGAAGAAGATCGGGAAGCAGCTGCACGGCGCGCCGGTGCTGGCAACTGGGGACCTGCAGCACGTCGGCACCAAGCTCTTGATGACGGTGGGGGCCCGCGGCGCGCGGGCCGTGGTACGGCAGAGTACCCGGCAGGCGGGTTTCGTGGAGGGCCGCGACGCCATCTGCGTCGCCTGA
- a CDS encoding fibronectin type III domain-containing protein, producing MHCTWRNIIIFLAGLITACALTACGGSPWRFDPGNASTPAGVVATAGDKQVSLSWAPAQGAVGYNIYYSSASGLAAGGGAKVAQITGTTAIVPGLENDTRYYFSVSAYNSKGESVLSQEVLAVPAAPGPFAQADLEGNWRFNGLVTGVNPRWVRGSVGIAAGGAASVTTYYDSLGGSAAPADLFTNLTLLPDGTVLQDGAAAGFHGTLAANLYKDFMVGTVTLAGGGRMLVVLQKSVPGITFSAADIKGTGKLVAGPLAYVYHQLSAGGVPEWEYASCQVGQDQGVTYLSLNGPTPRALPGSGSKVVSLAITADGVVSETPYVGVLPQPAALISQGIMSADKMTVVATATDMSGAPLLRIMQLVHPPAVLLTATSYLLSDLAGRYGVHELYGAAPGWGYGDLAVDAAGGALFTAFRNATGGTALPAGYTLAMDQQGRLTAAALSAFHGQFSYSKDMMVATGNDAAGAPVLSIAVRRE from the coding sequence ATGCACTGCACCTGGCGCAACATAATCATTTTCCTTGCAGGACTGATCACCGCCTGCGCACTGACCGCCTGTGGCGGTTCGCCATGGCGCTTCGATCCCGGTAACGCGTCTACCCCGGCGGGGGTGGTGGCGACGGCAGGGGACAAACAGGTCTCGCTTTCGTGGGCACCCGCGCAGGGGGCGGTCGGTTACAACATCTACTATTCCAGCGCCTCGGGGCTTGCGGCAGGGGGAGGGGCCAAGGTGGCGCAAATCACCGGCACCACCGCTATTGTGCCGGGCCTGGAAAACGATACCCGCTATTACTTCTCCGTGAGTGCCTACAACTCCAAGGGTGAGAGTGTGCTTTCCCAGGAAGTGTTGGCGGTCCCCGCGGCACCGGGGCCTTTCGCGCAGGCGGACCTTGAGGGAAACTGGCGCTTCAACGGGCTGGTTACCGGTGTAAATCCGCGCTGGGTACGGGGCTCGGTGGGAATCGCGGCTGGCGGTGCTGCGAGCGTCACCACCTACTACGACAGTCTTGGAGGGAGTGCGGCACCGGCGGACCTCTTCACCAACCTGACGCTCTTACCCGACGGCACCGTGCTCCAGGACGGGGCAGCCGCGGGCTTTCATGGCACCCTGGCTGCCAACCTCTACAAGGATTTCATGGTGGGGACCGTGACGCTGGCCGGAGGGGGGAGGATGCTGGTGGTCCTGCAAAAGAGCGTGCCCGGCATCACCTTCAGTGCCGCCGACATAAAGGGTACCGGCAAACTCGTGGCCGGACCGCTCGCCTATGTCTACCACCAGTTGAGCGCGGGGGGCGTGCCGGAGTGGGAGTACGCGAGTTGCCAGGTGGGGCAGGACCAGGGGGTGACCTATCTGTCACTGAACGGTCCGACACCGCGGGCGCTCCCCGGAAGTGGCAGCAAGGTGGTGAGTCTCGCCATTACCGCCGACGGCGTGGTGAGCGAGACTCCGTATGTAGGGGTGCTACCGCAGCCGGCGGCCCTGATAAGCCAGGGGATCATGTCGGCGGACAAGATGACCGTCGTGGCGACGGCCACCGATATGAGTGGGGCGCCGCTGTTACGCATCATGCAGTTGGTGCATCCGCCCGCGGTTCTGCTCACCGCGACCAGCTACCTGCTGTCGGACCTGGCGGGTCGTTACGGCGTTCATGAACTGTACGGTGCCGCACCGGGATGGGGTTACGGGGACCTGGCCGTGGATGCCGCGGGTGGGGCGCTGTTCACCGCCTTCAGAAACGCCACCGGCGGTACGGCGCTGCCGGCGGGGTACACGCTGGCGATGGACCAGCAGGGGAGGCTGACCGCGGCCGCTCTTTCCGCTTTTCACGGTCAGTTTTCCTACAGCAAGGATATGATGGTGGCGACCGGCAATGACGCCGCCGGGGCGCCCGTGTTGAGCATAGCGGTCAGAAGGGAATAG